Proteins encoded by one window of Micromonospora coxensis:
- a CDS encoding FKBP-type peptidyl-prolyl cis-trans isomerase: MPQAGKPEVGPIEGAPPAELVIEDITVGEGPEARPGQLAEVHYVGVSHSTGREFDASWNRGESFEFPLGGGQVIAGWDQGVVGMKVGGRRRLTIPPHLGYGARGAGGVIKPNETLVFVVDLVGVR, translated from the coding sequence ATGCCCCAGGCAGGCAAGCCCGAGGTCGGCCCGATCGAGGGCGCGCCCCCGGCCGAGCTCGTCATCGAGGACATCACCGTGGGCGAGGGCCCCGAGGCCCGGCCGGGTCAGCTGGCCGAGGTCCACTACGTCGGGGTCTCCCACTCCACCGGCCGGGAGTTCGACGCCTCGTGGAACCGGGGCGAGAGCTTCGAGTTCCCGCTCGGCGGCGGTCAGGTCATCGCCGGCTGGGACCAGGGCGTGGTCGGCATGAAGGTCGGCGGTCGGCGCCGGCTGACCATCCCGCCGCACCTGGGCTACGGCGCGCGCGGCGCCGGCGGCGTGATCAAGCCGAACGAGACCCTGGTCTTCGTCGTCGACCTGGTCGGCGTCCGCTGA